A single genomic interval of Rhododendron vialii isolate Sample 1 chromosome 3a, ASM3025357v1 harbors:
- the LOC131321107 gene encoding uncharacterized protein LOC131321107, which produces MKNSGVFIFTPFSFSRVLGFLRFKIWAPLGFPKFNQAVEGRKLDEITHGYPLFPTPGLDLWLHFCCRLICSLRRRRNRVLGGDLQCSRTSFLNSDYSMTGEEKDYYWVVFVGRKPGIYTTWGEAQLQVNGYSGSMAKRYKTFDGAEEALLKFHEKRYELTKLEAKSSTSASAVGLQHEINGCWSFVLCFFLGFVGCILLALVLHYYVKFTCYERRQVVIYFK; this is translated from the exons ATGAAAAATTCAGGGGTCTTCATTTTTACCCCCTTTTCGTTTTCACGCGTACTAGGGTTTCTCCGGTTCAAAATTTGGGCTCCTCTTGGGTTCCCCAAATTTAATCAGGCTGTGGAGGGGAGGAAGTTGGACGAAATCACCCATGGTTATCCCCTTTTCCCAACCCCAGGTCTCGATTTGTGGCTTCATTTCTGTTGCCGACTCATTTGTTCTCTGCGGAGGAGAAGAAATAGGGTTTTGGGTGGCGATTTGCAGTGCAGTCGAACCAGCTTCCTCAACTCAG ATTATTCAATGACAGGTGAAGAAAAAGACTATTATTGGGTGGTTTTCGTTGGGCGTAAGCCGGGCATCTATACAACTTGGGGAGAAGCTCAACTCCAAGTTAATGGATACTCAGGAAGCATGGCGAAAAGATACAAGACATTCGATGGAGCCGAAGAAGCATTGCTCAAGTTTCACGAGAAGAGATACGAGCTCACAAAGTTGGAAGCCAAAAGTTCCACATCTGCAAGTGCGGTGGGACTTCAACATGAAATCAATGGATGCTGGTCGtttgttctatgtttttttttaggtttcgtAGGTTGTATTTTGTTGGCACTTGTTCTCCATTATTATGTAAAATTCACATGTTATGAACGGAGAcaagttgtaatttattttaaatga